The following proteins are co-located in the Pyrobaculum calidifontis JCM 11548 genome:
- a CDS encoding GTP-binding protein, whose protein sequence is MDFYPPESEEGNVEYKLVLGEGDLDKLGGQLKRRLLEGGGEAIYVIGVSNDGRPLGLPDDELFKSLGVLREVAKRVGASLHLLRISEGVRGKVAEVLIRAVGREEPPPTVTIIVLGNVDAGKSTLVGVLTTGKLDDGRGLARAYASRYKHEVLTGRTSAVSMRLLGFVGDSVVNHKLVDPLDEAEVYRRSDKLALLVDVGGHERYVRTVLRGLFSSEPDYAALVVAANSGVQKMTKEHLGVAVALGIPVFVVVTRVDIAPPEVFQRTVEELVRLLKMPGVSKIPYVVKDMGDVVLAARAMSSGRVAPIFYVSNVTGQGVDMLAKFIALLPRRRRWDSGGEPLLYISDIYMVKGVGVVVGGLVERGAVKVGERLWLGPYEDGRWAPAVVKSIHLNRTPVERVGAGNFVTIALDRVEDVEKGMVLAARPLPSVREVVAEVLVLRHPTAIRAGFSGVFHYKAIRASAYIKELDRGVLMAGDNGVARIAFTRPWYIEGGVFIFRNGPTRIFGRVVRLENGTAIS, encoded by the coding sequence GTGGATTTTTACCCCCCGGAGTCCGAGGAGGGCAACGTCGAGTACAAGCTTGTCCTAGGCGAGGGGGATTTGGACAAGCTCGGGGGCCAGCTGAAGAGGCGCCTCTTGGAGGGCGGCGGCGAGGCCATCTACGTCATAGGCGTTTCAAACGACGGGAGGCCTCTCGGGCTTCCCGACGACGAGTTGTTTAAGTCGCTGGGAGTGTTGAGAGAAGTCGCCAAGAGGGTTGGCGCATCTCTGCATCTCTTGAGAATTTCGGAGGGCGTCAGAGGCAAAGTCGCCGAGGTGTTGATAAGGGCAGTTGGAAGAGAGGAGCCCCCGCCCACTGTGACAATAATCGTGTTGGGCAACGTGGACGCGGGCAAGTCTACCCTCGTGGGCGTCTTAACCACTGGGAAGCTAGACGACGGGAGAGGGCTGGCCAGGGCCTACGCCTCGCGGTATAAACACGAGGTGTTGACAGGCCGCACCTCCGCAGTCTCTATGAGGCTTTTGGGATTTGTAGGAGACTCCGTGGTTAATCACAAGCTGGTGGATCCGCTGGACGAGGCGGAGGTCTACCGGCGGTCCGACAAGCTCGCCCTGTTGGTGGACGTGGGGGGCCACGAGAGGTATGTGAGAACAGTCCTCAGAGGCCTCTTTAGCTCTGAGCCAGACTACGCCGCTTTGGTGGTGGCCGCGAACTCCGGCGTCCAGAAAATGACTAAGGAGCACTTGGGAGTGGCAGTGGCGCTCGGCATCCCCGTATTCGTGGTTGTGACAAGGGTAGACATAGCTCCGCCCGAGGTGTTTCAGAGGACTGTGGAGGAACTGGTCAGATTGTTGAAGATGCCGGGGGTGAGCAAAATACCCTATGTGGTTAAAGACATGGGCGACGTAGTGCTGGCCGCGAGGGCCATGTCCTCGGGACGCGTGGCGCCCATATTCTACGTGTCTAATGTAACGGGGCAGGGCGTAGACATGCTTGCAAAGTTCATCGCCCTGCTTCCCAGGAGGAGGCGCTGGGACTCGGGGGGAGAGCCCCTCCTCTACATATCCGACATATACATGGTCAAGGGCGTGGGAGTGGTGGTGGGGGGGCTCGTGGAGAGGGGCGCGGTAAAGGTCGGGGAAAGGCTGTGGCTGGGGCCCTACGAGGACGGGAGGTGGGCGCCTGCGGTAGTTAAATCTATACACTTGAACAGAACCCCCGTCGAGCGAGTGGGCGCGGGGAACTTCGTCACCATAGCCCTCGACAGAGTAGAAGACGTGGAGAAGGGCATGGTGCTGGCCGCCAGGCCGTTGCCCAGCGTGAGAGAGGTGGTGGCCGAAGTCCTCGTATTAAGGCATCCCACCGCGATTAGGGCAGGCTTCTCGGGCGTCTTTCACTACAAGGCCATCAGGGCCAGCGCATACATAAAAGAGCTCGACAGGGGGGTCCTCATGGCAGGCGACAATGGGGTGGCCCGCATAGCGTTCACGCGGCCTTGGTACATCGAGGGTGGGGTCTTCATTTTTAGAAATGGACCGACGCGTATATTTGGTAGAGTAGTGCGCCTAGAAAATGGAACTGCTATCTCCTAA
- a CDS encoding sodium-translocating pyrophosphatase: MFIPIFGLIVGAIGVVYAIYLARWVLSQDPGNEKMRFISQAIATGARAYLFRQYRTLAILLAVLAVLILIAIDLPRGTNGLTALGFVVGALGSMLAGYLGMYVTTRSASRVAQAAAIGGMGKALLVSWRAGAVMGLSLAGIALLLISGFYLAFRAVTSDWAVPLVALGFGASLVTLFMRVGGGIYTKAADLGADLVGKIEAGIPEDDPRNPGVIADNVGDNVGDVAGMAADVYESYIVTVTAAIFLAAILGLASAYIDAIILFAALALIATFIGVNLLKTTGVKHPLSSINMAVYFTIGIAIVLFFAGTFVLGLDFAKAAALAAAASLGAALAPIIVKITDYYTSYNYGPVRRIAEQAKISPATVIITGYGEGLMSAIPVIAIIVAVLGVSYAIGYYTVPVQGFGEWSKYLAGIFGTAIASVGLLVVAGIIITADSYGPVSDNANGVVEMAGLPESVREVTDVLDSVGNTTKATTKGYAIASAALAALVLFIALIFEIVQAYSKIVGTTNLVAVLSDSLRGLSIINVNVLIGAFIGVSLVYFFTSRTLGAVGRTAMEIVEEIRRQFREKPGILEWKEQPDYARVVDIATRRALGEFLVPGLAAIVVPLLTGLVLGWNALAGLIMGAIVAGVPRALLMANAGGAWDNAKKYIELQGLKKTEMHKAAVIGDTVGDPFKDTSGPSLNPLIKVLNTLSVVFAYAIVLANVALGIYPMGLLPF; encoded by the coding sequence ATGTTTATACCCATATTTGGGCTCATAGTTGGTGCTATAGGAGTTGTATATGCTATATACCTCGCCAGATGGGTTCTTAGCCAAGACCCTGGGAATGAGAAAATGCGCTTTATTTCACAGGCTATTGCCACAGGCGCTAGGGCGTATCTCTTTAGGCAATATAGAACCTTGGCGATACTCCTGGCGGTACTGGCCGTGTTGATACTAATAGCAATAGATCTTCCTCGTGGCACAAATGGCTTGACGGCTCTTGGCTTTGTTGTTGGCGCTCTCGGCTCCATGTTGGCGGGGTACCTAGGCATGTATGTCACAACTCGGTCGGCTTCGCGTGTTGCGCAGGCGGCGGCCATAGGCGGGATGGGGAAGGCTCTACTTGTCTCGTGGCGCGCTGGCGCTGTTATGGGTCTATCGCTTGCGGGCATCGCGCTTCTCTTAATCTCAGGATTTTACCTAGCCTTCAGGGCTGTGACATCTGACTGGGCAGTGCCGCTGGTGGCCCTTGGGTTTGGGGCAAGCTTGGTGACGTTGTTCATGCGTGTCGGCGGCGGGATTTACACAAAGGCGGCCGACCTCGGCGCAGATCTCGTGGGCAAGATAGAGGCTGGCATTCCTGAAGACGACCCAAGGAACCCCGGCGTCATTGCAGACAACGTCGGAGACAACGTCGGCGACGTAGCTGGCATGGCCGCCGACGTCTACGAGTCTTACATTGTCACAGTGACCGCCGCCATATTTCTCGCCGCCATCCTCGGGCTAGCGTCGGCATATATAGACGCCATAATTCTCTTTGCGGCTCTGGCCCTTATTGCCACGTTTATCGGAGTCAACCTGTTAAAAACCACCGGGGTCAAGCACCCGCTCTCCTCTATAAACATGGCGGTGTACTTCACCATAGGCATAGCAATAGTCCTGTTTTTTGCAGGCACGTTTGTCCTAGGCCTAGACTTTGCGAAAGCCGCCGCGCTCGCGGCCGCGGCTTCTTTGGGCGCCGCGCTGGCCCCCATTATTGTCAAAATAACGGACTACTACACCTCGTATAACTACGGCCCTGTCAGGAGAATAGCGGAGCAGGCCAAGATAAGTCCCGCCACAGTCATAATAACGGGATACGGTGAGGGCCTAATGAGCGCGATACCAGTAATTGCTATAATAGTGGCCGTGCTCGGCGTGTCGTATGCAATAGGCTACTACACAGTCCCCGTACAGGGCTTTGGAGAATGGTCTAAATACCTAGCTGGGATTTTCGGCACCGCGATAGCCAGCGTGGGTCTCTTGGTGGTCGCCGGTATAATAATAACTGCGGACTCCTACGGTCCAGTCTCAGACAACGCCAACGGCGTTGTGGAAATGGCAGGCCTGCCTGAGAGCGTGCGCGAGGTAACGGATGTGCTCGACAGCGTTGGCAACACTACAAAGGCGACGACAAAGGGCTATGCTATAGCAAGCGCGGCGCTGGCGGCGTTGGTCTTATTCATAGCGTTGATATTCGAAATAGTTCAAGCATACTCGAAGATTGTGGGCACCACAAACCTTGTAGCAGTGCTCTCGGACAGCTTAAGAGGTCTTTCAATTATAAACGTAAATGTACTAATTGGCGCATTTATCGGAGTCTCTCTCGTCTACTTCTTCACGAGTCGTACTCTGGGAGCAGTGGGGCGCACCGCGATGGAGATAGTGGAAGAGATTAGGCGTCAGTTTAGGGAGAAGCCGGGCATCCTCGAGTGGAAGGAGCAGCCTGACTACGCCAGGGTTGTGGATATTGCGACAAGGCGCGCGCTGGGCGAGTTCCTAGTGCCAGGCCTAGCCGCCATAGTGGTTCCTCTGTTGACCGGGCTGGTTCTGGGCTGGAACGCGTTGGCTGGGCTAATCATGGGCGCAATAGTGGCCGGAGTCCCCCGTGCCCTCCTTATGGCCAACGCCGGCGGCGCTTGGGATAACGCAAAGAAGTACATAGAGCTACAGGGGCTTAAGAAGACCGAGATGCACAAGGCCGCGGTCATCGGCGACACAGTGGGCGATCCGTTTAAAGACACGTCGGGCCCCTCGCTGAACCCGCTCATAAAGGTGTTAAACACGTTGTCTGTGGTCTTCGCCTACGCCATAGTGCTGGCAAACGTGGCGTTGGGCATATACCCAATGGGCCTACTGCCATTTTAA